A genomic segment from Leptolyngbya boryana PCC 6306 encodes:
- a CDS encoding protein kinase domain-containing protein: MDIIHSHYKILETLGQGGIGTTYKAEDLHTQQYVALKVVSLRQTSDWKTLDLFEREVKVLKQLNHPAIPRYIDSFEIDTEDDRLFCIVQALAPGKTLAQWIQKGWRPDEDTTKAIAFQLLDILVYLQTFLPPILHRDIKPQNILRDREGNIYLVDFGAVQDTYRQTVTGGSTVVGTLGYMAPEQFRGKATCATDLYALGTTLLYLLTGKDPNQLQTSDDLQLQIPPNLRISAEFSRWLKRCIEAAEEDRFNSAALALSALQGRNPKEEFVSSPSPQRPRNTKVSLIKSDRALHIHFSGQSFQSSKADKIRIRIGLVLLYLLTAFILFRIVAVSRLNMSEVGYYGLILVTFPCVTALAGICFARDLQTLIKPTVLSVNDYTLILAGMLKRFEFYQKISFILEEIEDIHLEKTRKGESVGVIRMRTQEVYQFGQYLSPTEQRWLVHELQTFIQAAKQRAKERFEQIQDSRLTTLDALFQRAIRCYQSDQLAQAETLFHAILIFDAASAEAYNNLGVIQHRLNQHSKSADFFQKALQIAPSYWAARTNFAIALQEDNFTQAIAMYGTPCPSDQTTGNERYTLILYNQWRGSLADAIAEFETPPPDEALLAIKNHCRHADLLQCKGDFTTAIDLYRHVLKLAKHNPALSAEIYAELAWTFAMMHNLKEAQACLARSRKLAPTTEHGTTRYTEALMQYLKPNRG; this comes from the coding sequence ATGGATATCATTCATTCGCACTACAAAATCTTAGAAACATTAGGTCAAGGCGGCATTGGAACGACCTATAAAGCTGAGGATCTGCACACTCAGCAGTATGTTGCACTGAAAGTTGTTTCACTGCGTCAAACGTCGGATTGGAAAACACTCGATTTGTTTGAGCGAGAAGTGAAAGTTCTCAAGCAACTGAATCATCCTGCCATTCCTCGCTATATCGATTCGTTTGAAATTGATACCGAAGACGATCGTTTATTCTGCATTGTGCAAGCTCTCGCACCTGGGAAAACACTAGCCCAATGGATTCAAAAAGGTTGGCGACCAGACGAAGACACAACGAAAGCGATCGCGTTTCAACTGCTCGATATCCTGGTTTATCTGCAAACTTTTCTACCGCCCATTCTCCATCGAGATATCAAACCCCAGAATATTTTGCGCGATCGAGAAGGCAATATCTATCTTGTTGATTTTGGAGCCGTTCAAGATACCTATCGCCAAACTGTAACCGGGGGCAGCACGGTTGTCGGCACACTGGGCTACATGGCTCCGGAACAGTTTCGCGGAAAAGCAACTTGCGCGACAGACCTTTATGCTTTGGGAACAACCCTACTTTATTTACTCACAGGCAAAGACCCCAATCAGTTACAAACATCAGATGATCTCCAGTTACAAATTCCGCCGAATTTGAGGATTTCTGCTGAGTTTAGTCGTTGGTTAAAGCGCTGTATTGAAGCAGCAGAGGAAGACCGATTTAATTCTGCGGCTTTAGCACTGTCGGCTTTGCAAGGTCGCAATCCGAAAGAAGAATTTGTATCGAGTCCCTCTCCGCAACGTCCGCGCAATACAAAAGTCTCGTTAATTAAGAGCGATCGTGCCTTACACATCCACTTTTCAGGGCAAAGCTTTCAATCGAGCAAAGCCGATAAAATCCGGATCAGAATCGGACTTGTTCTTCTGTACTTACTCACGGCATTCATTCTCTTTCGGATCGTGGCTGTCAGTCGATTAAACATGTCAGAAGTTGGCTACTACGGTTTAATCTTAGTTACCTTCCCTTGTGTCACAGCCCTAGCCGGAATCTGCTTTGCGAGAGATCTCCAGACTTTAATCAAACCCACAGTTTTGAGCGTTAATGATTACACGCTCATACTGGCAGGAATGCTAAAACGCTTCGAGTTCTACCAAAAGATCTCATTCATTCTTGAGGAAATTGAAGACATTCATCTCGAAAAAACTCGTAAAGGAGAGAGTGTCGGTGTCATCAGAATGCGCACCCAAGAAGTATATCAGTTTGGTCAATACCTCTCACCCACTGAACAACGGTGGCTCGTTCATGAACTTCAAACCTTCATTCAAGCAGCAAAACAAAGAGCCAAAGAAAGATTCGAGCAAATTCAAGATAGTAGACTCACGACTTTAGATGCTCTATTTCAACGCGCAATTAGGTGCTATCAGAGCGATCAACTCGCTCAAGCTGAAACACTATTTCATGCAATTTTGATCTTCGATGCTGCTAGTGCAGAAGCATATAACAATTTAGGTGTAATTCAGCATCGTCTAAACCAGCATTCCAAATCAGCAGATTTTTTTCAGAAAGCATTACAAATTGCTCCGAGCTATTGGGCAGCGAGAACCAATTTCGCGATCGCGCTTCAAGAAGACAATTTCACACAAGCGATCGCAATGTATGGAACCCCATGCCCATCTGATCAAACTACAGGCAATGAGCGCTATACCCTAATTTTGTATAATCAATGGCGCGGAAGCCTAGCAGATGCGATCGCAGAGTTCGAGACTCCCCCTCCTGATGAGGCATTACTTGCCATAAAAAATCATTGCCGCCATGCTGATTTGCTGCAATGCAAAGGGGACTTTACGACCGCGATCGATCTCTATCGACATGTGCTGAAATTGGCAAAACACAATCCGGCTCTCAGCGCCGAAATTTACGCAGAATTAGCCTGGACATTTGCAATGATGCACAATCTCAAAGAGGCACAGGCTTGCTTAGCACGATCGCGAAAACTTGCCCCAACCACTGAACACGGAACGACTCGCTATACCGAAGCCTTAATGCAATACCTCAAACCGAATCGAGGATAA
- a CDS encoding protein kinase domain-containing protein: MVHQSGDIIQRRYQILGRLGEGNTGITYLAKDQTTQKQVALKTLVLRQAVNWKTIELFEREAEILQQFNHPNIPKYLEYFVVETERDRNFYIVQELAKGKSLFDWVQQGWHGTEAEIRAIALQVLEILNYLHTLNPPVFHRDIKPQNLIRRADGQIFLVDFGSVGSTYHNTFMQGSTVVGTYGYMAPEQFRGQVVAATDLYGLGTTLLFLLTRRSPADLPVQKLRIEFRSQLQLSPHFADWLEKILEPAPKDRFASAEIAISQLQPPPKQSSKLSIGIGAMSALTLIALVVTDHYRYAIINKVGLTQSAYTSIDHRDLSIKEYLSKGGDPNATDIEGRTLIYQAIALGEADSIQQIVAKGGNLQYRDHQGQTPLHEAAQRKPEALKAILALNQIDISLKDKKGKTAIDYINSEANAQLFVEHISRRSQIKDQKQQLIETLIQTASQRGWLNLVQSLTEGDVSTYVNLSEVFQRAVANSDAGVFRSMIAKQQKLTPDMLNQIHFHELKFLTPEEILELLPYADALDRGGNTLLNFLVDRVESDQDVQTIWKLLQVGANIHQSNLQGITPLKRASMGGKNRPMREAIRLAFNERAGVNPSRRREEERIRQQEQAERNWQSENAYPRQPRDDSELSNKLMGIGSAPSQRNSEYNRNR; this comes from the coding sequence ATGGTTCATCAGTCTGGTGATATTATTCAGCGGCGTTATCAAATCTTGGGACGCTTGGGTGAAGGCAACACAGGTATCACCTATCTGGCAAAGGATCAGACGACACAGAAACAAGTTGCCTTAAAAACGCTTGTTTTACGACAAGCCGTTAACTGGAAAACCATCGAATTATTTGAACGTGAAGCTGAGATTCTTCAGCAGTTCAATCATCCGAACATTCCCAAATATTTAGAGTATTTCGTCGTCGAGACTGAGCGTGACCGCAATTTCTACATCGTTCAAGAACTCGCCAAGGGCAAATCTCTTTTTGATTGGGTACAGCAAGGTTGGCACGGGACAGAAGCAGAGATTCGAGCGATCGCGCTACAAGTCTTAGAGATTCTCAATTATCTCCACACCCTGAATCCACCTGTCTTTCATCGCGATATCAAGCCGCAAAATCTAATTCGTCGCGCTGATGGTCAAATTTTTCTAGTTGATTTTGGCTCAGTTGGAAGTACGTATCACAATACATTCATGCAGGGTAGTACAGTCGTCGGAACTTACGGCTATATGGCTCCTGAACAGTTTCGTGGTCAAGTCGTTGCGGCAACTGATTTATACGGTTTAGGCACAACATTACTCTTTTTACTAACTCGTCGATCGCCTGCCGATTTACCTGTTCAAAAGTTGAGAATTGAGTTTCGATCGCAACTTCAACTCTCACCGCACTTTGCAGATTGGTTAGAAAAGATTTTAGAACCCGCGCCGAAAGATCGGTTTGCATCAGCAGAAATCGCGATCTCTCAACTCCAACCTCCACCCAAACAATCTTCAAAGCTCTCCATCGGAATCGGGGCAATGAGTGCCTTAACGCTCATTGCTTTAGTCGTTACCGATCACTATCGCTACGCAATTATCAATAAAGTTGGACTCACTCAATCTGCTTATACTTCTATCGATCATCGAGATTTATCCATCAAAGAGTATTTAAGTAAAGGTGGAGACCCAAATGCGACAGACATTGAAGGAAGAACTTTGATCTATCAAGCGATCGCTTTAGGAGAAGCTGACTCAATCCAACAAATCGTCGCAAAAGGCGGCAACTTGCAGTATCGCGATCATCAAGGTCAAACTCCCCTTCATGAGGCTGCACAACGCAAGCCAGAAGCGCTGAAAGCAATTCTCGCGCTGAATCAGATCGATATCAGCCTGAAAGATAAAAAAGGCAAAACCGCGATCGATTACATCAATTCTGAAGCCAATGCTCAACTGTTTGTAGAACACATCAGTCGGAGATCGCAGATTAAAGATCAGAAGCAACAACTCATCGAAACTCTGATTCAAACTGCAAGCCAACGAGGCTGGCTCAATCTGGTGCAGAGCCTTACAGAAGGAGATGTTAGTACTTATGTCAATCTCTCAGAAGTCTTTCAGAGAGCTGTGGCAAATTCAGATGCAGGTGTGTTTCGCTCAATGATTGCGAAACAGCAAAAGCTCACTCCAGACATGCTCAATCAAATCCATTTCCATGAACTCAAGTTTCTAACTCCTGAAGAAATTTTGGAACTCCTACCCTATGCGGATGCCCTCGATCGCGGTGGCAATACCTTACTAAATTTTCTGGTAGACCGAGTGGAGTCTGATCAAGATGTACAGACGATTTGGAAGTTGTTACAGGTTGGAGCTAACATTCATCAGTCGAATCTACAAGGGATCACTCCTTTGAAACGAGCGAGCATGGGAGGCAAGAATCGACCCATGCGAGAAGCAATCCGGCTGGCATTCAATGAACGAGCGGGCGTTAACCCATCCCGACGAAGAGAAGAAGAAAGGATTCGGCAGCAAGAACAAGCTGAGAGAAACTGGCAAAGCGAAAATGCATATCCTCGTCAGCCTCGCGATGATTCAGAACTAAGCAACAAACTCATGGGCATTGGCTCAGCACCGAGTCAGCGAAACAGTGAGTACAATCGAAACCGTTAA
- the hpnH gene encoding adenosyl-hopene transferase HpnH → MGVPIQQVVGIGSYLVKQRLLGRKRFPLVLMLEPLFRCNLACTGCGKIQHPVEILKQNLSPEDCFRAAEECGAPVVSIPGGEPLLHPQIGEIVQGLIDRKKFIYLCTNGILLEKSLDKFKPSPYFTFMVHLDGMRDWHDQCVDRKGVFDTAVKAIKAAKARGFQVNTNTTIFEGANPEEMHEFFDFLTELGVDGMQISPGYSYEWAPDQDHFLKREQTHILFRQILAPMKKGKKWNFSHNPLFLDFLMGEKDYECTPWGSPSYSVLGWQKPCYLLNDGYYKTFQELLDKTDWSQYGRKSGNPNCADCMVHCGYEPTAAIDAMQPHNIGRAMTSVLGK, encoded by the coding sequence ATGGGAGTCCCAATACAGCAAGTCGTCGGAATCGGCTCTTACCTAGTCAAACAACGTTTACTAGGTCGAAAACGATTTCCCTTGGTTTTGATGCTAGAGCCATTGTTCCGGTGCAATCTCGCTTGCACGGGCTGTGGAAAAATTCAGCATCCCGTTGAAATTCTCAAACAAAATCTTTCCCCGGAAGACTGTTTCCGAGCAGCGGAAGAATGTGGCGCACCTGTGGTTTCGATCCCAGGTGGTGAACCGCTTCTGCATCCTCAAATTGGGGAAATTGTTCAGGGATTAATCGATCGTAAAAAATTCATTTATCTCTGCACCAACGGCATCCTACTCGAAAAGAGCCTCGACAAGTTCAAGCCCTCGCCCTATTTCACCTTTATGGTGCATCTCGATGGGATGCGCGATTGGCATGATCAATGCGTCGATCGCAAAGGCGTATTCGATACGGCTGTCAAAGCGATTAAAGCGGCGAAGGCACGCGGCTTCCAGGTCAATACCAACACCACCATCTTCGAGGGTGCCAATCCTGAAGAAATGCACGAATTCTTCGATTTTCTCACCGAACTGGGAGTCGATGGAATGCAGATTTCTCCAGGCTACAGCTACGAATGGGCACCTGATCAAGACCATTTCTTGAAGCGTGAACAGACGCATATTCTGTTCCGTCAAATCCTTGCACCGATGAAAAAAGGGAAGAAGTGGAACTTTAGCCATAATCCACTGTTCCTAGACTTTCTCATGGGCGAGAAGGATTATGAATGCACGCCTTGGGGTAGTCCGAGCTATAGCGTTTTGGGTTGGCAGAAGCCTTGCTATCTCTTGAATGATGGCTATTACAAAACCTTCCAAGAGCTATTGGATAAGACGGACTGGAGCCAGTACGGTCGCAAGAGCGGCAATCCAAATTGTGCAGACTGTATGGTGCACTGCGGATATGAGCCAACGGCTGCGATCGACGCGATGCAACCACACAATATTGGACGTGCTATGACCTCTGTATTGGGTAAATAG
- the hpnA gene encoding hopanoid-associated sugar epimerase — MKAFVTGGTGFVGANLVRLLLQQGYEVKALARSNARLDNLNGLEIELISGDLNDPDLARSMQGCDCLFHVAAHYSLWQRDRDLLYQSNVLGTRNVLAAAKAAGIGRSVYTSSVAAIGIDPSGQPTTEQYQSPVEKLIGEYKQSKYWAEQEAVKAAQLGQDVVIVNPSTPIGAYDIKPTPTGDIVVRFLERRMPTYVETGLNFVHVQDVAWGHLLALQKGKSGERYILGNQNLSLKQLLDELSQITGLSAPARSIPVWIPLSVAWIDETILTKFGKKPSIPVDGVRMSKQPMYYDASKAIRELGLPQTPIHIALKDAVDWFQENLIQTE; from the coding sequence ATGAAAGCATTTGTCACTGGAGGCACAGGCTTTGTCGGCGCAAATCTTGTCCGATTACTGCTGCAACAAGGCTATGAGGTCAAAGCACTTGCCCGCTCAAATGCCCGGTTGGATAACCTCAACGGGTTGGAAATTGAACTCATCTCAGGAGACTTGAACGATCCAGATTTAGCTCGATCGATGCAAGGCTGCGATTGTTTATTTCATGTCGCAGCGCATTACTCCCTGTGGCAACGCGATCGCGATTTGCTTTATCAAAGTAATGTCCTGGGCACGCGCAATGTCCTAGCTGCCGCAAAAGCAGCAGGAATTGGGCGATCGGTTTATACCAGTTCTGTCGCCGCGATCGGTATTGATCCCAGTGGTCAACCGACGACCGAACAGTATCAATCTCCGGTCGAGAAACTGATTGGAGAGTACAAACAATCGAAGTATTGGGCAGAACAAGAAGCCGTCAAAGCAGCACAATTGGGTCAAGATGTTGTGATTGTGAATCCTAGTACACCGATCGGGGCGTATGACATCAAACCAACTCCAACAGGCGACATTGTGGTGCGATTTTTAGAACGGCGAATGCCAACTTATGTCGAAACAGGACTCAACTTTGTGCATGTGCAAGATGTCGCTTGGGGGCATTTGCTCGCCTTGCAGAAAGGCAAATCCGGAGAACGGTATATTCTCGGCAATCAAAATCTGAGTTTGAAACAATTGCTTGATGAATTAAGTCAGATTACCGGACTGAGTGCCCCGGCTCGATCGATTCCGGTCTGGATTCCGCTGTCTGTCGCCTGGATTGACGAAACGATTCTCACGAAATTTGGGAAAAAACCTTCAATTCCAGTCGATGGAGTGAGAATGTCCAAACAGCCAATGTACTACGATGCAAGTAAAGCAATTCGTGAATTGGGGCTTCCCCAAACGCCCATTCACATCGCTTTGAAAGATGCCGTAGACTGGTTTCAAGAGAATTTAATTCAAACCGAGTGA
- a CDS encoding efflux RND transporter permease subunit: MNLPKPTSRERFNISRIAIAMPWLSISFWLTITVAGFFALSSLKYALFPDITFPVVVVSAEAPLTATSETERQVTQQIEQAMQSLKGVNDLRSSTFPNQTAVSLSFEVGTSLDQARQTVEETMKSVTLPKETQFKVIALNLNETAAISYAIESDSRNLQDLTQLTTSQIVPPLEKIAGVLKVNTLGAGGNERGATLTRFNGKDAIAIQVVKRGDANTLEVVNTVEQEIDTLRKNLSNVKITLASTQAEYIQNATHSTIEALIEAIALSVIVIYPFLRSWQATLISALAIPISLLGTAIVMAFFGFNLETITLLALALVIGSVVDDAIVDVENISRHIEEGESPRQAALKATSEVGLTVTAATFTAVAVFLPIGFMEGVIGQFFKPFGITVSAAMIMSLLVARTLSPVMSIYMLRKSNRPSSGRFDRVGFWFTDNYRKLLQWSLRHRAIVVGIALASFAAGIAIIPMIPQGFIPKLDRGEFNVRYTAPLPKIPSQEEIAATLAAGGQIPQINPLQDSLNVAKQLEDSVRTAPEVQTVFTTVGSREGEPNKGLIYVKLKPGHSTPTATLQDQLRSRLPEISGVTTSVEDIPFVEAGSQKPLQASLKGEDLATLEKAGNDLKNRVQTIPGIADVTLSGSSNRNGIQQIDRRDGQRVVYVSANLGKGLSLGDATEKLVNESKTVLPANVTLDLGGDSASSREIFNSFGRTLGLSALCIAVVLVLLFKSLIDPIVVTLSLPLALVGAMLALLITQSDFGMISLIGFVFLLGITNKNAILIVDYINQLRRQGLDRSSAILEAGPIRLRPIMMTTASTILGMVPIALGLGAGSELRSPMAVAIAGGLVTSTLLSLFVVPVVYTLLDDLKPKKR, translated from the coding sequence ATGAATTTGCCCAAACCGACTTCACGGGAGCGTTTCAACATTTCCCGGATCGCGATAGCGATGCCGTGGTTAAGCATCTCCTTCTGGCTGACCATCACAGTCGCCGGATTTTTTGCCCTGAGTTCATTAAAATATGCGCTCTTTCCTGACATCACCTTTCCCGTCGTTGTGGTCAGTGCAGAAGCTCCATTAACGGCAACTTCCGAAACCGAGCGGCAAGTCACACAACAGATCGAACAAGCCATGCAATCGCTGAAAGGCGTGAATGACCTGCGATCTTCAACGTTTCCCAATCAAACGGCTGTCAGCTTATCGTTTGAAGTGGGGACGAGTTTAGACCAAGCGCGTCAAACGGTTGAAGAAACGATGAAATCGGTAACGCTGCCGAAAGAAACTCAATTCAAAGTCATCGCCTTGAATTTGAATGAAACCGCAGCGATCAGCTATGCGATCGAAAGCGATTCGCGAAATCTCCAAGACCTGACTCAACTGACAACCAGCCAGATCGTTCCGCCCTTAGAAAAAATCGCGGGTGTGCTGAAAGTAAATACGCTCGGTGCAGGCGGCAACGAACGTGGAGCAACCTTGACGCGATTTAACGGCAAAGATGCGATCGCGATTCAAGTGGTGAAACGCGGAGATGCAAACACACTCGAAGTCGTAAACACAGTTGAGCAAGAGATTGACACACTGCGAAAAAATCTCAGCAATGTGAAAATTACACTAGCGTCCACGCAAGCTGAATACATTCAGAACGCAACCCATTCAACGATCGAGGCATTGATTGAAGCGATCGCCTTATCGGTGATTGTGATCTATCCATTTCTTCGGAGTTGGCAGGCAACCTTAATTTCAGCCCTTGCCATTCCGATTTCGCTTCTCGGCACTGCGATCGTGATGGCATTTTTTGGATTTAATCTCGAAACCATCACCCTGCTGGCATTGGCGCTTGTGATTGGAAGTGTCGTCGATGATGCGATCGTCGATGTCGAAAACATCAGCCGACATATCGAAGAGGGGGAATCTCCCAGACAAGCAGCCCTCAAAGCAACCAGTGAAGTCGGTTTAACTGTAACCGCTGCCACGTTTACAGCCGTCGCCGTGTTCCTGCCGATTGGATTCATGGAAGGCGTGATTGGGCAGTTCTTTAAACCCTTCGGAATCACAGTTTCAGCCGCGATGATCATGTCGCTGTTAGTCGCACGGACATTATCGCCTGTGATGTCGATTTACATGCTGAGAAAATCAAATCGCCCCAGTTCGGGACGGTTTGACAGAGTTGGGTTTTGGTTTACTGATAACTACCGCAAATTACTCCAGTGGTCATTACGCCATCGAGCGATCGTCGTGGGGATTGCGCTTGCCAGTTTTGCAGCAGGGATTGCCATCATTCCGATGATTCCGCAAGGATTTATTCCGAAGCTCGATCGCGGAGAATTTAACGTTCGATACACGGCTCCCTTACCGAAAATCCCATCTCAAGAAGAGATTGCAGCAACCTTAGCAGCAGGCGGACAGATTCCCCAAATTAATCCATTGCAAGATTCGCTCAATGTTGCAAAACAGCTTGAAGACTCCGTGAGAACTGCTCCTGAGGTTCAAACTGTATTTACAACCGTGGGATCGCGTGAAGGCGAACCGAATAAAGGCTTGATCTACGTCAAGCTAAAACCCGGACACTCTACGCCAACCGCGACGCTTCAGGATCAACTGCGATCGCGCTTGCCGGAAATCTCCGGAGTAACTACCAGCGTTGAAGACATTCCCTTTGTCGAAGCAGGCAGCCAGAAGCCACTGCAAGCCTCTCTTAAAGGGGAAGATTTAGCAACGCTAGAGAAAGCTGGAAACGACTTGAAAAATCGCGTACAGACCATTCCAGGCATTGCAGATGTGACGCTCAGCGGGAGTAGCAATCGCAACGGCATTCAGCAGATCGACAGACGCGATGGACAGCGAGTCGTTTATGTCAGTGCAAACTTGGGTAAAGGTCTATCCTTGGGTGATGCAACCGAAAAATTAGTCAATGAATCTAAAACTGTTTTACCTGCAAATGTCACACTCGACTTAGGGGGAGATTCGGCAAGTAGTCGTGAGATCTTTAACAGTTTTGGTAGAACGTTGGGACTCTCAGCACTCTGTATTGCAGTTGTTCTCGTATTACTGTTCAAAAGCTTGATCGACCCAATCGTCGTTACGCTTTCTCTGCCACTCGCACTCGTTGGCGCAATGCTCGCGCTGCTCATCACTCAAAGCGATTTCGGCATGATCTCGCTGATTGGCTTTGTGTTTCTGCTCGGCATCACGAATAAAAATGCCATCTTGATCGTCGATTACATCAATCAATTGCGGCGACAAGGACTCGATCGCAGTAGTGCAATTCTCGAAGCTGGTCCGATTCGACTGCGACCGATCATGATGACAACTGCATCAACGATTTTAGGTATGGTTCCGATCGCGCTTGGACTTGGTGCCGGATCAGAACTCCGCTCTCCCATGGCAGTTGCGATCGCGGGTGGCTTAGTTACATCCACATTACTCAGTTTGTTCGTTGTACCCGTCGTGTACACTCTGCTCGATGATCTCAAACCTAAAAAACGATGA
- a CDS encoding nucleoside phosphorylase-I family protein → MVPVILVPQGAEYQAVSQGASDAIQVVAIPAGIAVADFLDRTLIPDHAALLVMGLCGSLSSQVGIGELALYHSCVNFSGEEIACDRSLTQRLQNHFRVASVRGFISDRVICSVAEKRALGEKYQADVVDMEGFAIAQRYSVAMLRVVSDDLQFDMPDLSDAIVDGKIQGLRMARAMVKKPIAASRLIRGSLAALKRLRQIAAELPM, encoded by the coding sequence ATGGTTCCGGTGATTCTCGTCCCCCAAGGTGCTGAATATCAGGCTGTGTCTCAAGGCGCAAGCGATGCGATTCAAGTTGTTGCAATCCCGGCTGGAATTGCGGTTGCTGATTTTCTCGATCGCACTTTGATTCCAGATCATGCGGCACTCCTCGTCATGGGTTTATGTGGCAGTTTATCCTCTCAAGTTGGAATTGGCGAACTGGCACTTTATCATTCTTGTGTCAACTTCTCAGGAGAAGAGATTGCGTGCGATCGCTCACTGACCCAACGACTGCAAAATCATTTTAGAGTTGCCTCTGTGCGGGGATTCATCAGCGATCGTGTAATTTGCTCTGTGGCAGAAAAGCGAGCGTTAGGCGAGAAGTATCAGGCGGATGTGGTGGATATGGAAGGATTCGCGATCGCACAGCGATATTCAGTTGCGATGTTGCGAGTGGTCAGTGATGATTTGCAATTTGATATGCCCGATCTGAGTGATGCGATCGTCGATGGCAAGATTCAAGGATTGCGGATGGCAAGGGCAATGGTGAAAAAGCCGATCGCGGCGAGTCGATTGATTCGGGGATCGCTGGCGGCATTGAAGCGATTGCGGCAAATTGCGGCTGAATTGCCGATGTGA
- a CDS encoding type II toxin-antitoxin system VapC family toxin has protein sequence MKEMVQLYERFSQTLNFLKGIQILSFDQAAYSEYKQLVLNPSLRKKRLQQDLKIAAVALSTDAIVVTRNQRDFSLVPNLRFEDWTI, from the coding sequence ATGAAAGAAATGGTTCAGTTGTATGAGCGATTTTCACAGACGTTGAATTTTTTGAAAGGGATTCAGATTCTTAGCTTTGATCAAGCAGCATATTCTGAGTATAAGCAACTTGTTCTCAATCCATCCCTTCGTAAAAAGCGCCTTCAGCAAGACCTGAAAATTGCAGCAGTCGCACTCTCAACGGATGCGATCGTGGTGACTCGAAATCAACGAGACTTCTCGTTAGTGCCCAATTTACGCTTTGAAGATTGGACGATTTGA